The genomic window TCAattcaaaatgttcttttctctttgctcTATTGAGAATATGAACCTTTAGTCTGTATTATGCAGTGTAGTTAGAGGTACAGAGAAGAACTGGATTAACAACATAGCAGTCCTGGGGAACAGAGAGGTCTTAGAATATTCAAGGGCAATTGCTCCCATTGTTTTCATAGATTAGtttagaaataaatacaaatgatcaGTCTTTTATCTAATTTATAACGAATTTTACTGGtataaataattttcagaataaaatggaCAAAGACCATTGATAAAGGGTAAGGTTTGTAAATGGGATGGTTGGAATGTGCAAAATTTGGCCTGTGAAAATAGTGCCTGATAGAGATAATGGCTTCAAAAGGAAATTCATACAGATAAGAGCAATAATTGgtaatatttattattgataAAAACTGGTGAttcaatttttgtaaaatttatgaaaaacattGATTTTGAGTTAAATAATGCCAGTTAACATAAAAAGAGATAATTTGAAAGGTTTAGAATTCATTGTACATTGAACAGATCAGAAATTTAAGTGAGATCAATGGGTATTCAGTTCAAAAAAATTTACTGGTAAAAATACAACATGAGTaatattctttatgtattttattttaattaaaattttttctctagCCATATCCCTTTGAAAGTAACATAACTTTTATCAAAGTATTTGTTAATATACAAAAGGTTGAAAAAACTTTTGTGGGTTAAAACTGCAGTATCAGAGAGTGTACTAGATCCAGTGCCTACATGCACTAGCCTTTAAAGATGTTTAGATGAATAGAAATTTGACTCTCAAGTGTTGTATCATATCATCAGCGTGTGGATTTACTCTTCTGCTTTCCTGCTTTAGTCACCTCCAAAGTAAATGTCATTTGCTGGGGACAAATCATCAACCACGAGCCTCATCTGTACACATGGTTTATCTACTATAGGGATGACCTTCCTTCATTTGGAATATGATcagagaagcagaatttggctAGCTCATTCAGAAAAGCATCGTGTCATCCTGCCACTGAAGAAAGCTCACATATCCTCTATACATACGAGCTCCCTGCTTTCAAGGGAAGGAAGACTCACTGAACTGCGGACTTTTACATGTCCAACCTCCCCTTTTAGAAGTGAGAAAGCAGAACTGGAAGTGAGGGATTAAGGTTTCACAGTTAATTATTCAGGGTCATGGTTAATTATTGACAGGTCTTGGACTAGAATCAGGTTTTCTAAATCTCATATCATGCTACATTGCACTGTCAGTGGCCTTGGGTTGGTTTGTCTCAGAAGTGCATACCAGACTATGGTTTATGACATACACAATGTTAATGTTGAAAATATCTACTTTCTGACATGGGAAAACTAGTTATATTTGCTTAATGTCTTTAAAGGTATTACAatctacttttcaaaagaaaactaaagaaaccATACATTCaattctttccttcatatatgccAACTTATTCATTGATCTGAGAAGACCTGATTAACATTTATTTCCAGGGATTCAGCTACCACAACTCAAAATACAGATATTTGAGTAAACAGCACAAGTTATAGAAAGGCAAAGGCCaaagaaaacaatgacaaaaaatagCTATTACACTAACTGTACAAATTCAGCAATGCATGCAAAAGAACTAAAACTTGAAAGAGACAGTGCTTGGGTGTGGGAAAGGCATGGATTTTGGAGTTGGAGAGGCCTGAGTTTCAGTTCTGGCTTTGCCACCTCTAGCTGTGTGTCCACACTCAAACTCTCTGTACTTCAATTTcactatctgtaaaatggggcaataATACAGGGTCCTGAAAGAACTTTAGTGAAGTCAGAGCAAGTTTCAATTTGAGATGCTTCTTTCCACACTCAGATTTAACTGGAACCAGAGGTGGTGGGATTTCAGTTGGAGTCGACGTGGTTCAGCCAAGTCTCACCTCCTTCTCCGCATAAATCTACAGTTTCTTTCAAAAACTGAAGCCATTTCTGCTTGtccccttaaaaaaaaatggtggtcATGACCATCTCAAAGGCTGTGATGCCAAAATGAGATGAGCTTTGTCAGGACACTGGATGCTCAATAACTGCTAAATAACAGTAATGATGATGAATCttctttaaaatctatttttcaaaGCTTTGAAGACTAAATCTAGATTTGGAGATTTCTACGACTAAGTCAATTTCAGTTACTTACTGATCTGCTGAGATTCTCTTTCCAACACTTTGACATCCACCGCCGTTTTGTTAGCTGTATGCAGcgattgggggtggggaggaagaagaggatcaGAAGCCAAAGCCTGGTGGCTGATAACCAGGGAAGGGAGGAGCAGCTCACTGGGCTGGGGAAGAGGATGGGAAAGCCCAGGGCCAAAGGACTCACCGCGGCCCACCACCAGGAGTGGGGGATGGTGGTGAAGTTGGTGCTGGGCACATCGTGCTCCACAGAGTAGACAGCCGCAGAGAAAGTGAAGATGCCCATGGCGATGAAGAGCAGCAGGCAGCCCACCTGCTGGTAGCACTGGCGCAGTGTGAAGCCGAAGGCGCGCAATCCGGTGGAGTGGCGCGCCAGCTTGAGGATGCGGAAGATGCGCATGAGGCGCATAACGCGCAACACCTGACCCACCTTACCCACGCTGCCCACCGTCTGGCCGCGTTGGTGATCCTCGCCCGTGAAGCACTCAAGCAGCAGCTGAAGGTAGAGCGGCAGGATGGCCACCAGGTCAACCAGGTTGAGGGCGCTGCGTGCGAAGCGCCTCAGGTCAGGCGTGGAGGCTAGGCGCAGCAGGTACTCGAGTGTGAAGAAGCCGATGCACAGCATCTCCACGTGCTCCAGGATGGGCCGCAGGTCTGGGCTGCCCTCGTCCTGCTCCGAGTGCTGCTGCATCTCCTCCACGGTGTTGAGCGCCAGCGCCACCACGGAGACGAGCACGAAGATACTGGAGGCCACCCCGATAGCCTTGGCGGCCACCGAGGAAAATGGCTTCTCCATGAGGTTCCAGAGGCGGCGCCGCTGCGGGCCGTAGAACCGCATGTCGCGGAAGAGTTCCTCCGCCTCCTCGACCTGCGCCTGGGCGCGCAACTCGTGCTGGATCTTGAGCTGTTCGCTCAGCTCGTCGCGCCGCTCCTCGAAGCAGATGCGGCAGCAGCGTGGCGTGTACTTGAGCCGCACACCCCAGTAGCCCAGCTCCTCCAGGAAGCAGCGTGGACACAGCTCATCGAGCACCAGCAGCACCCCGGACAAGTAGAAATTGTAGACCAGCTGGAAGACGGCCGGGTCGCGGTCGAAGAAGTATTCGTCTGTCTGCTCCTCGTAGTCGTCGCAGAGGCTTAGCTGGCGGCTGCGGCTGGTGGAGGTGGCCAAGCGACCTAGGCGCGTCTTGGGGAAGCTGGCCAGCTCGCAATAATCCAGCTGGTAGCTGTGGCCACCCACGTTCACATTCAGCGTGGACAACAGGGCCGGAGGGTCGCTGGGGCCTTCAGGCTTGGCGGTGGTGACCTCCTCTGCCTGCTGGTCCTCCTCTGCCAGGTCGTCCTTCCACTggtcctcctcctccccatcttcGTCTTCCTCGATGTAGTAGTTATAGTTGCCCTCTGTCCAGCCTTGGATGCTGGCCTGGGAGCCGGAACGGGCCCCCAGGGAGCAAATGCTCCTGCGGTGTTGGCTGCCCTCATTCTCCGTCGTGTTCCAGGGCTTGTAGCTCCAGGACCGTCTCCTCTCGCTCTGTTTCAGCATGGCTGCGGAAAGTGGACTCCTTGCTTTTTCCTCCTGGCTGTTGTAGGGTCCCTAACCTGTTCACTGCCTCTAAGAGGATGGATCACGTGGCCTGCACTGTCTTAGAGAGGCCAGCCTGGACCAGCACACCTAGGGGCTCAGACATTGCCACTGGAGCTGCCCCTCCTCAGGTCCTGGGCAGGCCAGCCCAGCCTGCAGGGTCTGAACGCAGTCAGCTGTTGACTGCTCTAATCTTGCTGATTTGGAAGAAGCAAGTGTTAGGAGAGATTTAGAACCTCTTAGCCCATTTCCTCCCCCACTCCCTTGACCCTGTGACGTAGAGGATGATTATGTGGTCTTAAATCTCTAGAGAATCAGAAGAAGGCAGAGATTATTGCTAATAAAAATGTCGGTCAACCTTGCTCTTAGGAAGTGCTCAATGTATGTGTGCTGAGATGAAATCAACTGAATTAGCTGTAGAATACGGATGCCTGTGTCTTCAGCTTTATGGTTGAGATGGTAGCCTCTGCCCTAGGTAAACTCACCATCAGCAGGGATGACGCatagcaacggaacaaagctgacTTCATGACAAGTCAGTTTCCCTCTCAGCATAACTTTTTGTTTAGAGCATATGAGATCTAAAGCCATCTCCTTCTTGTCCATTCACatgagcacattttttttttttttcaaatggattCTCCCTGGGGCACTGCTCAGGTCCAGTCAGATCTTTGAGTCAGcttcagcttctctctctctcctttttgtctcctccctttctcttaAAGGATAGGGACATGTTGCAAGGTAGAATTCCAGGAATGGTAGGAAGATGTTTTTAGGGCCTCACAACCCTGCTCAGCAGTATTAGGCCATATTTAAAGGGAGCCTGACTTCCACCCAAAAAAAAAGGGTCTTCTTCATCCTTCAAAATatcactttttgaaaaaaaaaaaccttttcatgATTAAGGCACTGTGCAAATGCTGGATATGCAAAAACGATGGAGACACAGTTGTAGCAGTCAAAGAACTCCTGGTTTTGTTGGGGATATAAACATGCAAGGATAACAAAAGATGCAGTAAATACTGGGGAGGAGAGAAGCAGGAGGGATTTGCTTTGAGCAGGGAATTGGTTTTttgattcaatttattttgcATAGCTAAtacacattcatgataaaaaattttaaaggtacaAAGGCATATTACAGTAGAAAGTTTATGTCTTTCCCAACCATAATTTCAAGCCATCAGGTGTACCTCAAGGAAACAACCACTATTACTGCCTTTTGGCTATCCTTCCAGAAATATTCTAAACATATGTAAGCAAAAATACACCTACCTTTATCCATCATCTCAATACCTCTTCATTATTAATAGAAATCATAGAATGCTATACACTTTGCCTTTTCCAGTTGGCCATATGAAAGATGTTTTCATATCTGAACACAAATatctaacttattttaaaaatagccactGAGCACTTTCCTAATGACATTCAGGATGTTTCTACCTTTGCTTTTATAGACAATTATGCAACAAATACCTTATATGTACATCACTTTACACATGTTCAAGATATATAAAGGATAAATTCTTAGAGGTGAGATTACTAGGTCAAAGATTGCACATTTGTAATTTTGATTAGTAGTGCTAAATTTCTCTCCATAAAAGTTTTACCAATTTACAATTCACCATCAATGGTTGAAAATGTCTTCTTATACTTTTTTAACTCTACCAATTTTGCAAGTGAAAATGATATGTgggttaatttgtatttcttataaatGGGATTGAACACTGTTTCGTGTGATTAAAAGCTATTTCTTCTTCTGGGAACTGTCTGTTCATCTACTTTGCCCATATTTTCCATtgaattgtttacatttttcttattgatttgtaggagagcttaatatattatgaaaaaagACCCTTTACTTGTGATATGGATTGCaaattttttctcagtttttcctttaatattttttccatgtaaaaatatttattttatgatttctgGGTGTTGTGTAGTATTAGAAAAGGCTTCACCTCTCTGtaattaaaacttttctttttatagttttatttttaatatcagacATTAATTTTGATGTAGAGTGAACTAGGGGCCTAACTttattttccaagcttttatCCAGATGTTTCAACACATTAATTGCATAATCCATCATTTCCTCACTGATTTGTGGTACTATCTTTGTCACTTAGTTGAGTTTTAACTATGCTTCAAAGTTGTTGAGACAGGTAACATTACGAGGTCTGCATCTGCTAGCATGGCATTCACCGATGTTGTTTAGCTTGCAATAGGCCTCAGATCTACAAGCTTATGGTAAAGCTTCTTACCAGGCTTAGCCTTTAAGTTCCTAAATGTATTTCTAGCGTTCCCTTTTTGGTATACAATATTGATGTTGTTTTGCTAGCCACACACTTAATTGCTTTCCAAGtctatcttttctttatattgtgCTGAGTACTGCCATAATAGATTTTGCATGTTGCATAAATTCACCTTTTCTCTTCAGAACCAATTATACTATCATAAAAAGTaaagactgggtgcggtggctcatgtctgtaatcctagcactttgggaggccgaggtaggtggatcacttgaggtaaggagtttgagaccagcctggccaacacggtgaaaacccatctctactaaaaatacaaaaattagccaggctgggcatgctggcgggtgcctgtaatcccagctactcaggaggctgacacacaagaattgtttgaacccgggagacagaagttgcagtgacctgagatcatgctgctatactccagccagggtgacagagtgagacttggtctcaaaaaaaaaaaaagtaaaaatatcaccattttcatatttttatcttcttctttttcagttgatatactattttttttttttttttttttgagaccaagtctcactgtgttgcccaggctggagtgcagtggcatgatctcggctcactgcaacctccgcctcttgggttcaagcaattcttctgcttcagcctcccgaatagctgggattacaggcacccgccagcatgcccggctaatttttatatttttagtagagatggggttttgccatgttggccaggctggtcccaaactcctgatctcaggtgatccacccaccttggtctcccaaaatgctgggattacaggtgtgagccaccacacctaaccCATATACTACCACTTATCCAAACTTTCAACACTTAAAAACTATGGAATTAGTAATGTTTGTATGGCATCTAGAAGCTAAGCACAAACACCATATCCATACAGTAGATTGAGGAATATTACCTGAGTAGACCACACTTAAGTGACTATTACACCCCTGGCATGAGTAGTTGCTTGGATTTTGCCCTAATGTATATGCATGTAAGTGCAACATTAGAtgagtatacacatatatagacagTTTCTAATAAAACTGTCCAACAATGGTTGACTCATAATGTGGAAAAcagcctcttttttaaaaattttattttactttaagttccaggatacaagtgcagaatgtgtaggattgttacataggtatacatgtgtcatggtggtttgctgcacctatcaacccgtcatctaagttttaagccctgcatgcattaccTGTTTGTCCTAACGCTCTCCCTCCCGTCACCTCTCATTCCGACTGGCCACGGTGTGTatcattcccctccctgtgtccatgtgttcagctcccaattatgagtgagaacatgtggtgtttggttttctattcctgtcttAATTTGCTAAGggtgatggcttccagcttcttccatgtccctgcaaaggacataatcttattcctttttatggctgcatagtattccatgggaaagcaccctctttctttttttttttttttttttgatagttgtcagaaatttttatttatttaaagtaacaTTGGTTATTGATTAGACATATTATGGTTTAGGGTATGAGATATAGTGTCCAATGTGGTATTATTAGTTTAATATATATCTACTTGTGGCAATAGTGAACAGTTTCAAGAGGtgaatacataatttaaatggGAGAATGACATAACTGCACTTTCATTTCAATGTCTGAGTTTGATAACCAAAAAGACTTGCATTTTTagataaacattttctatttcccaAATCTCAAGACCTGGATACAAACACCCTCTTTCTGAATGCATTTAAGAATCAGTCAAGCAGGCTGCAAGGGAGACCTGCAGAGGGTGGAAAGTAGGACTGGATGACCTTCATGTCCCCTTCTTGCCTTTAAATTACTAAGATTCTAAGTCTTTGCTTGATAATCCATTTATCTTGAATTCTCTTCTGACCTTCTTCTTATATCTTTGGCTTCCAAAAGTCAGCTCAGACATTGTCTTTCTCTTTCAGTGATTCTTCTCTGACATTGCTGTGTTTCTCCAAGGTGAATCAGCTGTCCCATCTCAGTGTCTTCAATTAAGATAGTATATACCACTATCTTACAACATGAGACACTTGTTTTAACTAAGAgtgattaaatttttttctctaaaagttgCATAAGTGCAttgtagaaaaatttaaaaatagaaaccagaATACCAACAATTGATACAATATTAAATAGTAAATAGAATGTCCAGATACAGTTATGTTAATGTTTACACCTATCCTATAGTATAGGTGCTATTATTAatcctattttacaggtgagaaaacagaaGTTAAGTGTCTGTTTTACAGTAGCTTGGCCAgaatgtcattattattattattattgttattatttgttaatCGATAGGTGAAAGTTGCATTACATGTTTGCTTTAGCCAACTCT from Pongo abelii isolate AG06213 chromosome 13, NHGRI_mPonAbe1-v2.0_pri, whole genome shotgun sequence includes these protein-coding regions:
- the KCNV2 gene encoding potassium voltage-gated channel subfamily V member 2; translated protein: MLKQSERRRSWSYKPWNTTENEGSQHRRSICSLGARSGSQASIQGWTEGNYNYYIEEDEDGEEEDQWKDDLAEEDQQAEEVTTAKPEGPSDPPALLSTLNVNVGGHSYQLDYCELASFPKTRLGRLATSTSRSRQLSLCDDYEEQTDEYFFDRDPAVFQLVYNFYLSGVLLVLDELCPRCFLEELGYWGVRLKYTPRCCRICFEERRDELSEQLKIQHELRAQAQVEEAEELFRDMRFYGPQRRRLWNLMEKPFSSVAAKAIGVASSIFVLVSVVALALNTVEEMQQHSEQDEGSPDLRPILEHVEMLCIGFFTLEYLLRLASTPDLRRFARSALNLVDLVAILPLYLQLLLECFTGEDHQRGQTVGSVGKVGQVLRVMRLMRIFRILKLARHSTGLRAFGFTLRQCYQQVGCLLLFIAMGIFTFSAAVYSVEHDVPSTNFTTIPHSWWWAAVSISTVGYGDMYPETHLGRFFAFLCIAFGIILNGMPISILYNKFSDYYSKLKAYEYTAMRRERGEVNFMQRARKKIAECLVGSNPQPTPRQEN